A portion of the Daphnia magna isolate NIES linkage group LG4, ASM2063170v1.1, whole genome shotgun sequence genome contains these proteins:
- the LOC116921737 gene encoding uncharacterized protein LOC116921737 isoform X2 yields the protein MENIEGKITAISHILYINPKSLFFEVSLDNQRWNILVTDRSHLISWRDNLLIRQWVKIDELKRVTIYGNTKSKPLSVLETTKNSKLTKIEKASVNSLSSNLMNYEGVVTDDTFGSSGFYQLDNSLTICLTYMKLITSIPIINKGDTIVVHDVHRIRVKDNFLILICGRGNLVNRTAHKENEALFPKSAKEDNRNFLQHLALENNYSIGVLFSLYELCKTTCDKLMGILPPENVTRKLASVNEKGVLAAVVDHISSMVHIEPKLRSLSREFLAHGDGCAPCNKETCWTIDLWPLDPHQIETRCNLCDLWVSNVNVEAENEKTPTLPFYWKHDVALIDSRSDRISLLMGVLSFLNGRWELRDRTASVECVAVERDCQQFRDRCVFTSKFAVHRECFTVGDSTHARIYVSIDEFHAASLPLAKADVDIDEISSVNGVRFLALSKSIPQMVYSSDTAIRHVFGYLVVASLHCQSQLVEASPPSKRPRKNQHSDLMSETDSEGPANCILLVSHDHPTLSYAALVEGRVYEIRLAKRKLLSKPIFLAALKEVPQYALKNHVYAVPDFVAIYPVAYHLPKTESYMRRDVLRAEECLSLDEIGQTVSLRGRIVDRMHVEPRFASERTGQTYTTHRGTWLGIPGNKKLILKIGDDRESSFGSKIDVYFNLREGQVYPLGLFSGTEVELTWLCLRKTQKTGRLYCTSTLLTSIRLLKIGRNFGPTKPRIELMKEACIGRRYFSQLASIRPKEVFSCLVTVRYIHKISINCVCSGCGNAITRGTCTYVGCHWNQPSCKVDLKACLFLFVRYWGECIPSCIHFLTVSY from the exons ATGGAGAACATCGagggaaaaataacagctatAAGCCATATTTTATA CATCAATCCCAAATCCCTTTTCTTTGAAGTATCACTGGATAATCAGAGATGGAATATCTTAGTGACTGACAGAAGCCATTTGATAAGCTGGAGAGACAATTTACTGATCAGACAATGGGTTAAGATTGATGAGCTGAAAAGGGTAACAATTTATGGC AATACAAAGAGCAAACCTCTTTCTGTActggaaacaacaaaaaattcaaaactaACAAAGATTGAGAAGGCATCTGTAAATTCTTTATCATCCAACCTGATGAACTATGAA GGTGTGGTAACAGATGATACTTTTGGATCTTCTGGCTTTTACCAACTTGACAACAGTCTGACCATTTGCCTTACTTACATGAAACTAATCACTAGTATCCCAATTATAAACAAAGGAGATACTATTGTTGTGCATGATGTTCATAGAATACGTGTTAAGGATAACTTCCTTATATTAATATGTGGCAGAGGAAACCTTGTCAATAG AACTGCTCataaagaaaacgaagcatTGTTCCCAAAATCGGCAAAAGAAGATAACCGGAACTTTTTACAGCACTTGGCACTAGAAAATAATTACAGCATCGGAGTGTTATTTAGTCTGTACGAGCTCTGCAAAACAACGTGTGATAAGCTGATGGGGATCTTACCACCCGAAAACGTTACCAG GAAACTTGCCAGTGTCAATGAGAAAGGAGTTCTTGCAGCGGTAGTGGATCATATATCGTCTATGGTACATATCGAACCCAAACTTCGATCTTTGTCACGGGAATTTCTAGCGCACGGTGATGGTTGCGCTCCATGCAACAAG GAAACCTGCTGGACAATTGATCTTTGGCCTCTTGATCCTCATCAGATTGAAACGCGTTGTAACCTTTGCGATCTGTGGGTGTCTAACGTGAACGTCGAGGCCGAAAATGAGAAAACACCGACACTGCCATTCTATTGGAAGCACGACGTTGCCTTGATCGATTCCCGTTCCGACCGCATCTCCTTGCTGATGGGTGTCCTCTCTTTCCTTAACGGGCGTTGGGAGCTAAGGGATCGAACCGCTTCGGTTGAGTGCGTTGCCGTTGAACGCGACTGCCAACAGTTTCGGGACCGATGCGTTTTTACCTCAAAGTTCGCCGTCCATCGGGAATGCTTCACAGTCGGCGACTCGACACACGCAAGGATCTATGTTAGCATTGACGAATTTCACGCTGCGAGTTTACCACTAGCCAAAGCTGACGTCGACATCGACGAAATAAGTTCAGTGAATGGTGTCCGATTTCTGGCATTAAGCAAAAGCATACCCCAAATGGTTTATTCCAGCGACACGGCCATACGCCACGTGTTTGGCTACCTGGTTGTCGCTTCGTTGCATTGCCAATCTCAGCTGGTTGAAGCCAGCCCTCCCAGCAAACGACCCAgaaaaaatcagcattcaGATTTAATGTCAGAAACAGACTCTGAAGGACCGGCCAACTGCATTTTACTCGTGAGCCATGATCATCCGACTCTAAGCTATGCAGCTCTCGTGGAAGGTCGAGTCTATGAAATCCGACTGGCCAAAAGGAAATTGCTGAGCAAAcc GATCTTCCTGGCTGCTTTGAAAGAAGTACCGCAGTATGCTTTGAAGAATCACGTCTATGCGGTGCCTGATTTTGTGGCAATCTACCCAGTTGCCTACCACCTACCAAAAACAGAGTCGTACATGCGCCGCGACGTCCTGAG GGCGGAGGAGTGCCTGTCCCTGGACGAAATCGGACAGACCGTGTCGCTACGGGGTAGGATCGTCGACCGGATGCATGTGGAGCCGCGTTTTGCCAGTGAACGAACTGGTCAAACTTACACCACTCACCGCGGAACTTGGCTCGGCATTCCTg GCAACAAGAAATTGATCCTGAAAATCGGTGACGACCGCGAATCGAGCTTCGGCAGCAAGATCGACGTGTATTTCAATCTTCGAGAGGGACAGGTCTACCCGTTGGGTCTTTTCAGCGGAACCGAAGTGGAATTGACGTGGCTCTGCCTACGTAAAACGCAGAAAACCGGCCGCTTGTATTGCACGTCCACTTTACTCACCTCCATCCGATTATTGAAAATTGGCCGGAATTTCGG GCCAACTAAGCCCCGCATCGAGTTGATGAAGGAGGCTTGTATCGGTCGGCGCTATTTCTCTCAATTGGCCAGCATCCGGCCGAAAGAAGTGTTCAGCTGTCTCGTGACAGTGCGCTACATCCATAAAATATCCATTAACTGCGTGTGCTCCGGCTGTGGCAATGCCATCACAAGGGGAACTTGCACTTATGTTGGCTGCCACTGGAACCAGCCAAGCTGCAAAGTCGATCTGAAAGCTTG cctttttcttttcgtacgCTATTGGGGTGAATGTATCCCGTCGTGTATTCATTTCCTGACCGTCTCTTATTAA
- the LOC116921737 gene encoding uncharacterized protein LOC116921737 isoform X1 yields the protein MENIEGKITAISHILYINPKSLFFEVSLDNQRWNILVTDRSHLISWRDNLLIRQWVKIDELKRVTIYGNTKSKPLSVLETTKNSKLTKIEKASVNSLSSNLMNYEGVVTDDTFGSSGFYQLDNSLTICLTYMKLITSIPIINKGDTIVVHDVHRIRVKDNFLILICGRGNLVNRTAHKENEALFPKSAKEDNRNFLQHLALENNYSIGVLFSLYELCKTTCDKLMGILPPENVTRKLASVNEKGVLAAVVDHISSMVHIEPKLRSLSREFLAHGDGCAPCNKETCWTIDLWPLDPHQIETRCNLCDLWVSNVNVEAENEKTPTLPFYWKHDVALIDSRSDRISLLMGVLSFLNGRWELRDRTASVECVAVERDCQQFRDRCVFTSKFAVHRECFTVGDSTHARIYVSIDEFHAASLPLAKADVDIDEISSVNGVRFLALSKSIPQMVYSSDTAIRHVFGYLVVASLHCQSQLVEASPPSKRPRKNQHSDLMSETDSEGPANCILLVSHDHPTLSYAALVEGRVYEIRLAKRKLLSKPIFLAALKEVPQYALKNHVYAVPDFVAIYPVAYHLPKTESYMRRDVLRAEECLSLDEIGQTVSLRGRIVDRMHVEPRFASERTGQTYTTHRGTWLGIPGNKKLILKIGDDRESSFGSKIDVYFNLREGQVYPLGLFSGTEVELTWLCLRKTQKTGRLYCTSTLLTSIRLLKIGRNFGPTKPRIELMKEACIGRRYFSQLASIRPKEVFSCLVTVRYIHKISINCVCSGCGNAITRGTCTYVGCHWNQPSCKVDLKAWCTVEDGTGQAVIFFSGDCCRSWLKLPANVWKILQENVLPHEGEFVYLSSKSRAPALSLASQILSLYCETSVHLRRPLHVIVDKFTNNEVNAGPERTSAYFLKDPQKNRLFCLHVGERDSTLCVNELSALGNH from the exons ATGGAGAACATCGagggaaaaataacagctatAAGCCATATTTTATA CATCAATCCCAAATCCCTTTTCTTTGAAGTATCACTGGATAATCAGAGATGGAATATCTTAGTGACTGACAGAAGCCATTTGATAAGCTGGAGAGACAATTTACTGATCAGACAATGGGTTAAGATTGATGAGCTGAAAAGGGTAACAATTTATGGC AATACAAAGAGCAAACCTCTTTCTGTActggaaacaacaaaaaattcaaaactaACAAAGATTGAGAAGGCATCTGTAAATTCTTTATCATCCAACCTGATGAACTATGAA GGTGTGGTAACAGATGATACTTTTGGATCTTCTGGCTTTTACCAACTTGACAACAGTCTGACCATTTGCCTTACTTACATGAAACTAATCACTAGTATCCCAATTATAAACAAAGGAGATACTATTGTTGTGCATGATGTTCATAGAATACGTGTTAAGGATAACTTCCTTATATTAATATGTGGCAGAGGAAACCTTGTCAATAG AACTGCTCataaagaaaacgaagcatTGTTCCCAAAATCGGCAAAAGAAGATAACCGGAACTTTTTACAGCACTTGGCACTAGAAAATAATTACAGCATCGGAGTGTTATTTAGTCTGTACGAGCTCTGCAAAACAACGTGTGATAAGCTGATGGGGATCTTACCACCCGAAAACGTTACCAG GAAACTTGCCAGTGTCAATGAGAAAGGAGTTCTTGCAGCGGTAGTGGATCATATATCGTCTATGGTACATATCGAACCCAAACTTCGATCTTTGTCACGGGAATTTCTAGCGCACGGTGATGGTTGCGCTCCATGCAACAAG GAAACCTGCTGGACAATTGATCTTTGGCCTCTTGATCCTCATCAGATTGAAACGCGTTGTAACCTTTGCGATCTGTGGGTGTCTAACGTGAACGTCGAGGCCGAAAATGAGAAAACACCGACACTGCCATTCTATTGGAAGCACGACGTTGCCTTGATCGATTCCCGTTCCGACCGCATCTCCTTGCTGATGGGTGTCCTCTCTTTCCTTAACGGGCGTTGGGAGCTAAGGGATCGAACCGCTTCGGTTGAGTGCGTTGCCGTTGAACGCGACTGCCAACAGTTTCGGGACCGATGCGTTTTTACCTCAAAGTTCGCCGTCCATCGGGAATGCTTCACAGTCGGCGACTCGACACACGCAAGGATCTATGTTAGCATTGACGAATTTCACGCTGCGAGTTTACCACTAGCCAAAGCTGACGTCGACATCGACGAAATAAGTTCAGTGAATGGTGTCCGATTTCTGGCATTAAGCAAAAGCATACCCCAAATGGTTTATTCCAGCGACACGGCCATACGCCACGTGTTTGGCTACCTGGTTGTCGCTTCGTTGCATTGCCAATCTCAGCTGGTTGAAGCCAGCCCTCCCAGCAAACGACCCAgaaaaaatcagcattcaGATTTAATGTCAGAAACAGACTCTGAAGGACCGGCCAACTGCATTTTACTCGTGAGCCATGATCATCCGACTCTAAGCTATGCAGCTCTCGTGGAAGGTCGAGTCTATGAAATCCGACTGGCCAAAAGGAAATTGCTGAGCAAAcc GATCTTCCTGGCTGCTTTGAAAGAAGTACCGCAGTATGCTTTGAAGAATCACGTCTATGCGGTGCCTGATTTTGTGGCAATCTACCCAGTTGCCTACCACCTACCAAAAACAGAGTCGTACATGCGCCGCGACGTCCTGAG GGCGGAGGAGTGCCTGTCCCTGGACGAAATCGGACAGACCGTGTCGCTACGGGGTAGGATCGTCGACCGGATGCATGTGGAGCCGCGTTTTGCCAGTGAACGAACTGGTCAAACTTACACCACTCACCGCGGAACTTGGCTCGGCATTCCTg GCAACAAGAAATTGATCCTGAAAATCGGTGACGACCGCGAATCGAGCTTCGGCAGCAAGATCGACGTGTATTTCAATCTTCGAGAGGGACAGGTCTACCCGTTGGGTCTTTTCAGCGGAACCGAAGTGGAATTGACGTGGCTCTGCCTACGTAAAACGCAGAAAACCGGCCGCTTGTATTGCACGTCCACTTTACTCACCTCCATCCGATTATTGAAAATTGGCCGGAATTTCGG GCCAACTAAGCCCCGCATCGAGTTGATGAAGGAGGCTTGTATCGGTCGGCGCTATTTCTCTCAATTGGCCAGCATCCGGCCGAAAGAAGTGTTCAGCTGTCTCGTGACAGTGCGCTACATCCATAAAATATCCATTAACTGCGTGTGCTCCGGCTGTGGCAATGCCATCACAAGGGGAACTTGCACTTATGTTGGCTGCCACTGGAACCAGCCAAGCTGCAAAGTCGATCTGAAAGCTTG GTGCACGGTGGAAGACGGGACTGGCCAAGCTGTCATCTTTTTCAGTGGCGATTGCTGTCGTTCCTGGTTGAAATTACCGGCCAACGTGTGGAAGATCCTGCAGGAGAATGTATTACCTCACGAGGGGGAATTCGTCTACTTGTCTTCG aaatCACGTGCCCCAGCTCTTAGTTTGGCCAGTCAGATCTTATCGTTGTATTGTGAAACATCCGTCCATCTGCGACGGCCATTGCATGTCATCGTTGACAAGTTCACCAACAacgaag TCAACGCCGGACCGGAGCGGACATCAGCTTATTTCCTGAAGGATCCGCAGAAAAACCGACTCTTTTGCCTGCACGTTGGAGAGAGGGATTCAACTTTGTGTGTCAACGAGCTATCAG CTTTAGGTAACCACTGA
- the LOC116921743 gene encoding acetylcholine receptor subunit alpha-like 1 encodes MSATYSTCVQGRRRRRHRAGRDGSIGQEPAQPNASQVAVSLSLADQQSRRPTRFSWWCTGLAQLVLPPLLILLSIGCPVSADQDAKRLYEDLLTDYNRLIRPVGNNSDRLTVKLGLKLSQLIDVNLKNQIMTTNMWVEQEWFDYKLKWDPEEYGGVKTLHVPSENIWLPDIVLYNNADGNYEVTIMTKAILRHDGTVTWKPPAIYKSFCEIDVEYFPFDEQTCYMKFGSWTSDGNTVDLQHLHQTPDSNLIQVGIDLREYYLSVEWDIMKVPAQRNEKYYSCCGDTPFPDIFFNITLRRKTLFYTVNLIIPCVGISCLSVLVFYLPADSGEKMSLCVSILLSLTVFFLLLAEIIPPTSLTVPLLGKYLLFTMILVTLSVLVTIIVLNVNFRSPSTHRMAPWVKRVFIGFLPKLLCITRPARTQQLSEWEMNALSTRGTEISIIPVGQHQLRSGCSDSSWPLNCSSTTAVPAATSGATSSSIDMEMPYRQTPAKQQQGQQSCGGTASASRNGRSSQLSGPPPPLAAAVAAAENGAACQQHGCNNSGVKQRTSIHQQPALPVEMEHSIEDVRFIAQHMRNKDRFDSVIEDWKFVAMVLDRFFLWLFFVACVAGMAIIILQAPSLYDTTQPIDIKYSKIAQKKLKLKNMDHDFAFT; translated from the exons ATGTCGGCTACGTATTCAACGTGCGTACAAGGCCGTCGGCGGCGGAGGCACCGTGCTGGACGAGATGGATCGATCGGCCAGGAGCCAGCACAACCTAACGCGa GCCAAGTAGCCGTTAGCTTATCATTAGCTGACCAGCAGAGCAGACGGCCGACTCGCTTTTCGTGGTGGTGTACCGGACTGGCCCAACTCGTTTTACCGCCACTGCTCATCTTGCTCTCTATTGGCTGTCCCGTTTCGGCCGATCAGGACGCCAAACGGCTTTACGAGGATCTACTGACCGACTACAATCGTCTTATACGGCCAGTCGGAAATAATTCCGATCGGTTGACTGTCAAACTCGGATTGAAACTCTCTCAGCTCATCGACGTC AACTTAAAGAATCAAATTATGACGACCAACATGTGGGTGGAACAg gAATGGTTCGACTACAAGTTAAAATGGGATCCGGAGGAATACGGCGGTGTCAAGACGCTTCACGTTCCATCCGAGAACATCTGGCTGCCCGATATCGTCCTCTACAACAA CGCCGATGGCAATTACGAGGTGACCATTATGACGAAGGCCATCTTGCGGCACGACGGAACTGTGACGTGGAAGCCACCGGCAATCTACAAGTCGTTTTGCGAGATCGACGTCGAGTACTTTCCTTTCGACGAGCAAACGTGTTACATGAAATTCGGATCgtggacatccgacggcaatACG GTTGATTTGCAGCATTTGCACCAGACACCCGACTCGAATTTGATTCAGGTGGGCATCGATTTACGCGAGTACTACTTGAGCGTCGAGTGGGACATAATGAAAGTGCCGGCCCAGCGCAACGAGAAATACTACAGCTGTTGCGGTGACACGCCCTTTCCCGACATCTTCTTCAACATCACGTTGCGACGGAAAACGCTCTTCTACACGGTCAATTTGATCATCCCGTGCGTCGGTATTTCATGCCTGTCTGTTTTGGTGTTCTACTTGCCGGCCGATTCCGGCGAGAAGATGTCGCTTTGCGTGTCGATCCTCTTGTCGTTGACCGTCTTCTTCCTCCTGCTGGCCGAAATTATTCCGCCGACTTCGCTGACGGTGCCCTTGCTGGGCAAGTATCTCCTTTTCACCATGATCCTAGTGACGCTGTCCGTCCTGGTGACTATCATTGTGCTCAACGTCAACTTCCGATCACCTTCCACCCACCGGATGGCGCCTTGGGTCAAGCGGGTCTTCATCGGATTTTTGCCGAAATTGCTGTGCATCACCAGGCCGGCCCGGACGCAGCAGCTCAGCGAGTGGGAGATGAACGCGTTGTCCACTCGCGGTACCGAGATATCCATCATTCCCGTTGGCCAGCATCAACTAAGAAGCGGATGCTCGGATTCTTCATGGCCGCTCAATTGCTCGTCAACGACGGCCGTTCCGGCGGCCACTTCTGGAGCTACGTCTTCTTCCATTGACATGGAAATGCCGTACAGACAAACGCCGGCCAAACAACAGCAAGGTCAGCAAAGTTGCGGTGGCACGGCTTCCGCTTCCCGAAACGGCCGTTCCAGTCAGTTATCCGGACCGCCGCCGCCACTGGCCGCCGCTGTGGCGGCAGCTGAGAATGGCGCTGCCTGTCAACAGCACGGATGTAATAATAGCGGAGTCAAACAGCGGACGTCCATCCATCAGCAGCCGGCGCTGCCCGTCGAGATGGAACATTCCATCGAAGACGTCCGTTTCATCGCTCAACATATGAGGAACAAGGATCGATTCGACAGC GTGATTGAAGATTGGAAATTTGTGGCTATGGTGCTCGATCGCTTCTTTCTCTGGCTGTTCTTCGTGGCTTGCGTGGCCGGCATGGCCATCATCATCCTACAGGCGCCCTCCCTTTACGACACTACCCAACCCATCGACATTAAATACTCCAAAATCGCCCAGAAGAAGCTCAAACTCAAGAATATGGATCACGATTTTGCGTTTACCTAA